A region from the Lolium perenne isolate Kyuss_39 chromosome 4, Kyuss_2.0, whole genome shotgun sequence genome encodes:
- the LOC127293313 gene encoding oleosin 18 kDa-like → MADRGSYGQHGQYGYGSRQQGQYGGQYGSGRPITDQVKGMLPEKGPSASQALTVATLFPLGGFLLVLSGLLLAGTVVGLALATPVFLLFSPVLVPAALTIGLAVTGFLTSGALGLGGLSSLTVLANTARQAFQKTPDYVEEARRRMAEAAAAAGQKTEQAGQAIQSRAQEAGAGAGGHTGGGGAHTGTHTGAGGAHTGTHTGAGAKGSS, encoded by the coding sequence ATGGCGGATCGCGGGAGCTACGGGCAGCACGGCCAGTACGGCTACGGCAGCAGGCAGCAAGGCCAGTACGGAGGGCAGTACGGCAGCGGGCGCCCGATCACCGATCAGGTGAAGGGGATGCTCCCGGAGAAGGGCCCCTCGGCGTCGCAGGCGCTGACGGTGGCGACGCTGTTCCCGCTGGGCGGCTTCCTGCTGGTGCTATCCGGGCTGCTGCTGGCGGGCACCGTGGTGGGGCTCGCACTCGCCACCCCGGTGTTCCTGCTCTTCAGCCCCGTCCTGGTCCCGGCGGCGCTGACCATCGGGCTGGCCGTGACCGGCTTCCTCACCTCGGGCGCGCTCGGGCTGGGCGGCCTCTCGTCGCTCACGGTGCTCGCCAACACGGCGCGCCAGGCGTTCCAGAAGACGCCCGACTACGTGGAGGAGGCGAGGCGCAGGATGGCCGAGGCCGCGGCGGCCGCGGGGCAAAAGACGGAGCAGGCGGGGCAGGCCATCCAGAGCCGCGCGCAGGAGGCTGGCGCAGGAGCGGGCGGCcacaccggcggaggcggcgctcACACCGGCACCCACACTGGCGCAGGCGGCGCTCACACCGGCACCCACACCGGCGCAGGCGCCAAGGGGTCGTCTTAA